From Daucus carota subsp. sativus chromosome 6, DH1 v3.0, whole genome shotgun sequence, the proteins below share one genomic window:
- the LOC135147228 gene encoding uncharacterized protein LOC135147228 translates to MCNFEIEGEVEILGEVEIGGGVEIGGEVEIELGGMKCLYVYICMSTNDRSWMNRRLESNRITLTPEYKLGVEQFIKFAIENKGVVEDLMKCPCVNCKNGTWETIENVRYHLIANGICLGYKIWTSHGESSRRKNNRVQREVEKPVDMEAMLRDVGAEPKACTSRVEEPPNADASEFYKEVNRCGTPIYPGNTNYTKLSFTTRLLHFKNESHCSEKSFNLLLEIIGDVLPPKHTLPSTYYEVKKIVKELKLSYNKIDACENNCMLFYGDDKDKKDCDHCGKSRYKEACGKKSTTIPRKILRHFPLIDRLKRLFMSEHTAKQMTWYKNREVKEGEISHPSDGDDWKNFDLQHPSFAKEFRNVRLGLSTDGFNPFDNSGNKVYSLWPVVVVVYNLPPSMSMKKPYMFLTLIIPGPDNTKKDLHVFLRPLIDELKILWHSGVETFDQSQKNNFHMRAALMWTISDFPALAQLKGWSTKGKCGCPVCLGSVKGFQLKNCGKPCWYGTNRIFLNENDSLRKKGPKFASTERAVFRGRMSGEYEISTFNHLQFPPPGRLTKQRALGYGKEHNWTSRPIFYELEYWSSLRLRHCIDVMHTEKNVFKNVFYTIVDDRFKSKDHNKSRMDCKELGVMSGLWLNNGVKPKARFTLTRPQLRQLCEWVSSLDLPDGCCSNLARCVKMDVLKFHGLKSHDCHIFMQKLMSIAFREFLPRDILDALAALSNYFADICSTILVRSDLELLEKSIVKTLCVLETIFPPSSFDIMEHLVLHLAEECRLGGPVHYRWMYPFERLLKFMKDKIKNKARVEGSIAEKYVEEETVNFCSYYFKSNVGTIHNTVGRNEVAVEKQDDSILEVFRYPIECLGKHVVRYLDDDEYFIAEYYVLLNMPEVQPYIREYASYTGATPEELESLLKTNFKIWFKKKIENDVAIYPRFKDLLNGPSRMIMTFQSCKVNGYKFRCKDKSGVLVKGTSHVNALENYYGQLEEIIRLVYRGGNHVYLFKCCWFDSAGSGVHVDKNRIVSIDIKSRLRSNEVFVLASQATQVYYAPSVLNPRSNFYTVISIKNSPLDESTTPSTENPYQENISNASTSIFSLFVDFAQYEPIPRIRFEDHDNDEVDDDDEDENNEEFDGEDQENEEEIGGGGGGEEEEGYEDID, encoded by the exons ATGTGTAATTTTGAAATTGAAGGTGAAGTTGAAATTCTAGGTGAAGTTGAAATAGGAGGTGGAGTTGAAATAGGAGGTGAAGTTGAAATTGAACTTGGAGGTATGAAAtgtttgtatgtgtatatatgt ATGTCGACCAATGATCGTAGTTGGATGAATCGTCGATTAGAAAGTAACCGAATAACACTTACTCCGGAATATAAATTGGGTGTTGagcaatttataaaatttgcaaTTGAGAATAAAGGTGTAGTTGAAGATTTGATGAAGTGTCCatgtgttaattgtaaaaatgGGACATGGGAGACCATTGAAAATGTTAGATATCATTTGATAGCTAATGGAATTTGCTTGGGTTATAAAATTTGGACATCTCATGGGGAGTCATCACGAAGAAAAAATAATCGTGTTCAAAGAGAAGTTGAAAAACCGGTAGACATGGAAGCGATGTTAAGAGATGTTGGAGCCGAACCTAAGGCTTGTACTAGTAGAGTAGAAGAACCACCTAATGCGGATGCTTCCGAATTTTACAAAGAAGTCAATAGATGTGGAACACCAATATATCCGGGAAACACCAATTACACAAAACTATCTTTCACCACAAGGTTGTTGCACTTTAAGAATGAATCCCATTGTAGTGagaaatcttttaatttgttacTTGAGATTATTGGCGATGTTCTTCCACCAAAACACACATTACCATCTACTTACTATGAGGTGAAGAAAATAGTAAAGGAATTGAAGCTTTCATACAACAAAATTGATGCTTGTGAAAATAATTGCATGTTGTTTTATGGGGATGATAAAGACAAAAAAGATTGTGATCATTGTGGAAAGAGTCGTTACAAAGAAGCATGTGGAAAAAAGAGTACCACAATTCCTCGTAAGATTTTAAGACATTTTCCTCTTATAGATCGTCTCAAAAGATTATTTATGTCGGAGCATACGGCTAAACAAATGACATGGTACAAGAATAGAGAGGTAAAAGAGGGAGAAATTAGTCACCCCTCGGACGGAGATGATTGGAAAAATTTTGACTTGCAACACCCTTCGTTTGCTAAGGAATTTCGTAATGTACGACTTGGTCTTTCAACCGATGGTTTTAATCCTTTTGATAATTCCGGTAATAAAGTATATAGTCTTTGGCCGGTAGTAGTTGTTGTGTATAATCTTCCTCCATCGATGTCAATGAAAAAACCCTACATGTTTTTGACTCTCATTATTCCGGGTCCGGATAATACAAAGAAGGATCTTCATGTATTTCTTCGTCCGCTTATTGATGAGTTAAAGATTTTGTGGCATAGTGGAGTTGAGACATTTGAtcaatcacaaaaaaataatttccacATGAGGGCGGCATTGATGTGGACTATAAGTGACTTTCCGGCTTTAGCACAACTCAAAGGATGGTCAACAAAAGGCAAATGTGGATGCCCGGTTTGTCTTGGAAGTGTAAAAGGCTTCCAACTTAAAAATTGTGGAAAGCCATGTTGGTATGGGACTAATCgaatttttttgaatgaaaatgatTCGTTACGGAAAAAAGGACCCAAGTTCGCAAGTACAGAGCGGGCCGTTTTTAGGGGTCGGATGAGTGGGGAGTATGAAATATCAACATTTAATCATTTGCAATTCCCTCCTCCCGGAAGATTGACCAAACAACGAGCTTTGGGTTATGGCAAAGAACACAATTGGACTAGTAGGCCAATTTTCTATGAACTTGAATATTGGTCGTCACTTAGGTTACGTCATTGTATTGATGTTATGCATACCGAAAAGaatgtttttaaaaatgtattttaCACAATTGTGGATGACCGTTTCAAGTCAAAGGATCACAACAAGTCTAGGATGGATTGTAAGGAACTTGGTGTGATGTCCGGGTTATGGTTAAATAATGGGGTGAAGCCAAAGGCACGTTTTACGCTTACAAGACCCCAACTTCGCCAATTATGTGAATGGGTATCATCATTAGATCTTCCCGACGGGTGTTGCTCAAATCTAGCTCGATGTGTCAAAATGGATGTTCTCAAGTTTCACGGGTTAAAATCGCATGATTGTCATATTTTTATGCAAAAATTGATGAGTATTGCTTTTCGTGAGTTTTTACCTCGTGATATTTTGGATGCCCTTGCGGCACTATCAAATTACTTTGCCGATATTTGTTCGACAATTCTAGTACGTAGTGATCTAGAACTTCTAGAGAAATCCATAGTAAAGACACTATGTGTGCTAGAAACTATTTTCCCCCCAAGCTCTTTTGATATTATGGAACACTTGGTTTTACACTTGGCCGAAGAATGTCGTCTAGGGGGACCCGTTCACTATAGATGGATGTATCCTTTTGAACGGTTGTTAAAGTTTATGAAAGATAAGATCAAGAATAAGGCACGAGTGGAAGGTTCGATTGCGGAAAAATATGTCGAAGAAGAAACCGTCAACTTTTGTTCATATTACTTTAAGTCAAATGTTGGCACGATTCATAACACCGTGGGAAGGAACGAAGTTGCGGTTGAGAAACAAGATGATAGTATTTTGGAGGTTTTTAGATATCCAATTGAGTGTTTGGGAAAACATGTTGTTCGATACTTGGATGATGATGAATACTTCATTGCGGAATATTATGTTCTCTTGAACATGCCAGAGGTTCAACCATATATTCG AGAATACGCATCTTATACGGGTGCAACGCCCGAAGAATTGGAATCACTTCTCAAGACTAACTTCAAAATTTGGTTCAAGAAAAAG attgaAAATGATGTTGCAATATATCCACGGTTCAAAGATCTACTTAATGGACCATCTCGCATGATTATGACGTTTCAATCTTGCAAGGTTAATGGATATAAATTTCGTTGTAAGGATAAATCCGGTGTCCTTGTCAAAGGTACATCTCATGTTAATGCCCTTGAAAATTATTATGGTCAATTAGAAGAAATTATTAGACTTGTTTATAGGGGGGGAAATCATGTGTATTTGTTTAAATGTTGTTGGTTTGATTCCGCGGGAAGCGGTGTACATGTTGACAAAAATCGAATTGTTAGTATAGACATAAAGTCAAGACTAAGGTCGAACGAGGTATTTGTTTTAGCAAGTCAAGCGACCCAAGTGTATTATGCACCAAGTGTATTAAATCCTCGTAGTAACTTCTATACggttatttcaattaaaaatagtCCTCTTGATGAATCAACTACCCCTTCTACCGAAAATCCCTAccaagaaaatatatctaatgcATCCACTTCAATATTTTCATTGTTCGTTGACTTTGCACAATATGAGCCAATTCCAAGAATTCGATTCGAAGATCATGATAATGATGAAGTTGATgacgatgatgaagatgaaaacaatgaAGAATTTGATGGGGAAGatcaagaaaatgaagaagaaataggaggaggaggaggaggagaagaagaagaaggttatgaagatatTGATTAG
- the LOC108226425 gene encoding 24-methylenesterol C-methyltransferase 2, which translates to MICSNKRLKHKLNSIKPRPSLSHLYTHTSHSHPIVHTAMDTLPLLLTTALIGGGFYWFICVLGSAERKGKAAVNLSGGSIDDDKVQVNYNNYWSFFKTPKQIEKTEKVPAFVDTFYNLVTDIYEWGWGQSFHFSPALPGKSHLEATQIHEEMAVDLLNVKPGDKILDAGCGVGGPMRAIAAHSGANVVGITINEYQVNRATLHNKKAGLDKLCEVVCGNFLEMPFGDNTFDGAYSIEATCHAPKLEDVYAEIFRVLKPGGMYVSYEWVTTEFYDGENAEHVEIIQGIERGDALPGLRHYTDIAEVAKKVGFEVVKEKDLASPPAQPWWTRLKMGRIAYWRNHILVMILSFLGIAPKGTVDVHEMLFVTADYLTKGGETKIFTPMHMILCRKPE; encoded by the coding sequence ATGATTTGTTCTAACAAAAGACTCAAACACAAACTAAACTCAATCAAACCCCGCCCCTCACTCTCCcatctatacacacacacatcacATTCACACCCAATCGTACACACAGCCATGGACACTCTCCCATTACTTTTAACCACCGCTTTAATCGGCGGCGGGTTCTACTGGTTCATCTGCGTCTTGGGGTCCGCCGAACGGAAGGGCAAGGCGGCCGTGAATCTCTCCGGCGGCTCCATCGACGACGACAAAGTCCAGGTCAATTACAACAACTACTGGTCTTTCTTCAAGACCCCCAAGCAGATTGAGAAGACGGAGAAGGTCCCCGCGTTTGTCGACACTTTCTATAATCTGGTGACGGATATCTACGAGTGGGGGTGGGGCCAGAGCTTCCATTTCTCGCCGGCTTTGCCGGGGAAGTCGCATCTTGAGGCGACCCAGATCCATGAGGAGATGGCTGTAGATCTGCTGAATGTGAAGCCCGGGGATAAGATTCTTGATGCTGGTTGTGGTGTGGGGGGGCCTATGAGGGCTATTGCGGCGCATTCGGGTGCCAATGTGGTGGGTATTACCATTAATGAGTATCAGGTGAATAGAGCTACTTTGCATAATAAAAAGGCTGGTTTGGATAAGTTGTGTGAGGTTGTGTGTGGGAATTTTCTTGAAATGCCATTTGGGGATAATACTTTTGATGGGGCGTATTCGATTGAGGCCACTTGTCATGCTCCTAAGTTGGAGGATGTTTATGCGGAGATTTTCCGGGTTTTGAAGCCGGGTGGGATGTATGTTTCATATGAGTGGGTGACCACAGAGTTTTATGATGGGGAGAATGCGGAGCATGTGGAGATCATACAAGGGATTGAGAGGGGAGACGCGTTGCCCGGGTTGAGGCATTATACTGATATAGCTGAGGTTGCCAAGAAAGTTGGGTTTGAGGTTGTCAAGGAGAAGGATTTGGCCAGCCCACCTGCTCAGCCGTGGTGGACCAGGCTCAAAATGGGGAGGATTGCCTATTGGAGGAACCATATTCTTGTTATGATTTTGTCGTTTTTGGGGATTGCTCCTAAAGGGACTGTGGATGTTCATGAGATGTTGTTTGTCACTGCCGATTACTTGACTAAGGGAGGTGAGACCAAGATTTTTACTCCGATGCATATGATTCTCTGCAGAAAACCCGAATGA